A window from Oncorhynchus mykiss isolate Arlee chromosome 9, USDA_OmykA_1.1, whole genome shotgun sequence encodes these proteins:
- the LOC110531851 gene encoding menin, producing the protein MGLHSAQKKHFPLKGIGGVVALFEAELRKSEPDLALLSLVLGFAEHFLAVNRVIPINVPGVCFEPLELDCPNSCFPTVELGMLSALHERFAAQIRGAVDLSQYRRPAGGSSRELVKKVSDVIWNSLSRSYFKDRAHIQSLFSLITGTKLDSSGVAFAVVAACQVLGLRDVHLALSEDHAWVIFGKNGEETAEVTWHGKGNEDRRGQTVAAGVGERSWLYLKGSYMKCNRNMEVAFMVCAINPSLDLHTDSSEMLQLQQRLLWLLYERGDLERYPMAMGTLADLEDQEPIPGKESPHAIHLKAVNSAKKYYNNEHIYPFMYLAGYHYRHREVREALGAWAEAAQVMQDYNYFREDEEIYKEFFDIANDVIPTLLKETAAAAESGEGSEGGEKDQPIQASALQDPECFAHLLRFYDGICKWEEGSPTPVLHVGWATYLVQSLSRFDPQIRQRVSIITKEPEPQDDDDQSSEDPREGRRRGPRRESRLEDQASPPTQSTPTTPVPPPTQPNQAKKVGGEGGARRRSSGLCAGDPEGKAKSSSPVPSPLKQLPSPSGSPLVAFRSKKMKGMKELLSAPKVNASAIKLQLTAQSQVQMKRQKSTPSGDYTMSFMKRQRKSL; encoded by the exons ATGGGGCTACACTCAGCCCAGAAGAAGCACTTTCCCCTGAAGGGGATTGGTGGCGTGGTTGCCCTGTTTGAAGCGGAGCTCCGTAAATCTGAACCGGACCTAGCCCTTCTCTCATTGGTCCTGGGCTTTGCAGAACACTTCCTGGCTGTCAACCGGGTCATACCAATTAACGTCCCGGGGGTGTGCTTTGAGCCGCTGGAGCTAGACTGCCCAAACTCCTGCTTTCCTACAGTGGAGTTAGGGATGCTATCGGCCCTGCACGAGCGCTTCGCAGCCCAGATCCGGGGCGCTGTGGATCTGTCCCAGTACCGCAGGCCTGCTGGCGGGTCCAGCAGGGAACTGGTGAAGAAAGTATCTGATGTCATCTGGAACAGCCTGAGCCGCTCCTACTTTAAGGACCGCGCCCACATCCAGTCCCTCTTCAGTCTCATCACTG GCACAAAGCTGGACAGCTCGGGGGTGGCGTTtgcggtggtggcagcatgccaGGTGCTGGGGCTGCGGGACGTGCACCTGGCCCTGTCCGAGGACCACGCCTGGGTCATCTTTGGCAAGAACGGAGAGGAGACTGCAGAGGTCACCTGGCACGGAAAGGGCAACGAGGACCGGAGGGGGCAGACAGTTGCTGCCGGTGTCGGTGAGAGG AGCTGGCTGTACTTAAAGGGCTCCTATATGAAGTGTAACAGGAACATGGAGGTGGCCTTCATGGTGTGTGCCATCAACCCCTCTCTGGACCTGCACACTGACAGCTCCGAGATGCTACAACTTCAGCAG AGGCTTCTATGGCTGCTGTACGAGCGAGGAGACCTGGAAAG ATACCCCATGGCCATGGGCACCCTGGCAGACTTGGAGGACCAGGAGCCCATCCCTGGCAAAGAGAGCCCCCACGCCATCCACCTTAAA GCTGTGAACTCTGCTAAGAAGTACTACAACAACGAGCACATCTACCCCTTCATGTACCTGGCCGGCTACCACTACAGACACAGGGAGGTCCGGGAGGCCTTGGGGGCCTGGGCCGAGGCTGCACAGGTCATGCAGGA CTACAACTACTTCCGCGAGGACGAAGAGATCTACAAGGAGTTTTTCGACATTGCCAACGACGTCATCCCCACCCTGCTGAAGGAGACGGCTGCAGCCGCCGAGAGCGgagaagggagcgagggaggagagaag GACCAGCCCATACAGGCCTCTGCCCTCCAGGACCCAGAATGCTTTGCCCACCTGTTGCGTTTCTATGACGGCATCTGTAAGTGGGAGGAGGGAAGCCCCACCCCTGTCCTTCATGTTGGCTGGGCCACCTACCTGGTCCAGTCCCTCAGTCGCTTTGACCCACAG ATCCGTCAGAGGGTGTCCATCATCACCAAAGAGCCTGAGCCCCAGGACGACGATGACCAATCCAGTGAAGACCCTCGCGAAGGCCGGAGACGTGGCCCGAGGCGTGAGTCCAGACTGGAAGACCAAGCTTCCCCTCCAACACaatccacccccaccacccctgtcccaccaccaacccaacccaaccaggCTAAGAAAGTAGGTGGAGAGGGCGGGGCGCGGCGTCGCTCTTCAGGGCTCTGCGCTGGAGACCCCGAAGGCAAGGCCAAGTCATCCAGCCCGGTGCCCTCTCCTCTCAAGCAGCTGCCCTCCCCCAGTGGGAGTCCCCTGGTGGCCTTCCGGAGCAAGAAGATGAAGGGCATGAAGGAGCTGCTGTCTGCACCCAAGGTCAACGCCAGCGCCATCAAGCTCCAGCTCACCGCCCAGTCACAGGTGCAGATGAAGAGGCAGAAGAGCACTCCGTCGGGTGACTACACCATGTCCTTTATGAAGCGCCAGCGTAAATCTCTGTAG